The Patescibacteria group bacterium genome includes a region encoding these proteins:
- a CDS encoding DEAD/DEAH box helicase produces MPKEDRKKNVFLQRYLAEKISLQKMAGSLSRLSSVLAKSTIDLNPYQIHAALYAFNSPLSRGAILADEVGLGKTIEAGIIISQLWAEGKRRILVITPASLRKQWQDELLSKFGIESEVWDGPSFNAQINSGDKVPFTYDGVFIVSYHFIYTHLGLIEKQPWNVVVIDEAHRFRRVFKGRDASKMAYDIREIIKDKPKVLLTATPLQNNLEELYGIASFIDDKLLGSPYSFKTKFIQPLKDQSEFAKLRLEELQKLIRGEEKDDPMSISGIITRTLRKQVLEYVQFTDRTSITFDFTPTDEEIELYEKVSAYLQRPDVAAITATQRNLMVLVYRKLLASSSFAIADTLKKLSENLKNELKLRKEEASTEELNPESITDEGLVEELEESELEGIEQGQKKEKQRVGDTFSDEDIKKEIAELGEYYSLATKIKENTKGKALINALLELFKQAKKKKWPEKAVVFTESTRTQNYLSKLLKKARISFTEFNGSNNSSEAREAFNRWKKEFPEAANQGSFSANIRQALIYDFKKNNQIFLTTEAGAEGLNLQFCNIVINYDLPWNPQRVEQRIGRCHRYGQKYQVVVTNFLNTKNYADERVLELLDQKLNLFNGLFGSSDEILGALESGLDFEKRILEIYQSCRSPEEYDSAFAELQESLKDVISKTTLQYRNLLLESADKAVAALFKKTEAETKQAISDFDKDLLSLCKLSLGKKIKPTDDEAMFIIDNYKFPVAFRELHDNEEGKVSRAHKDHPIIRKIIEDGLKFQTKPIPSLVFDLTKHDSKISQLSGTTGKEGFIFLWKLKIAGVETEEILAPLVFIEKVEGKFDVLDIAIANELLDVENESIGKTLKDSPIKKELLIKTWEKWKKPVIERYQKRNERLFDREIERISRFYNDYSLRTQDRIKKYENEKKEIERKKDNSSDFSEREKYRKRIQDIDIQLGRLNMQVYKERAEGEKKREKEQKALRDKLELKFYEEMIAMTHFIIQ; encoded by the coding sequence ATGCCAAAAGAAGATAGGAAAAAAAATGTTTTTTTGCAAAGATATCTTGCAGAGAAAATAAGTCTACAGAAGATGGCAGGTTCTTTAAGTCGTTTATCTTCGGTTTTGGCAAAATCAACAATTGATCTTAATCCATATCAAATTCACGCGGCACTCTATGCGTTCAATAGTCCGCTTTCACGTGGCGCAATTCTAGCTGATGAAGTTGGATTAGGTAAAACAATAGAAGCCGGAATTATCATATCTCAATTATGGGCTGAAGGAAAAAGGAGAATTTTAGTCATAACTCCTGCATCGCTTAGAAAGCAGTGGCAAGATGAATTGCTTTCAAAGTTTGGCATTGAATCAGAAGTTTGGGATGGACCCTCTTTCAACGCGCAAATAAATAGCGGTGATAAAGTTCCGTTTACTTATGACGGAGTTTTTATTGTCTCTTATCATTTTATTTATACTCACCTTGGTTTGATTGAAAAGCAGCCGTGGAATGTTGTTGTTATTGATGAGGCGCATCGTTTTAGGCGGGTATTTAAAGGAAGAGACGCTTCAAAGATGGCATATGATATTCGCGAGATTATTAAGGACAAGCCCAAGGTTTTACTAACCGCGACGCCTTTACAAAATAATCTTGAAGAATTATATGGAATCGCAAGTTTTATAGATGATAAGCTTCTCGGATCTCCTTATAGTTTTAAAACAAAATTTATACAGCCACTAAAAGATCAGTCAGAGTTTGCCAAATTAAGATTAGAGGAATTGCAAAAGTTAATTCGCGGAGAAGAAAAAGACGATCCAATGTCAATCTCAGGAATTATTACTCGGACTTTAAGAAAGCAGGTTTTAGAATATGTACAATTTACCGACAGGACATCAATAACTTTTGATTTTACTCCGACCGATGAGGAGATTGAATTGTATGAAAAAGTTTCGGCTTATCTTCAGCGTCCTGATGTGGCCGCAATTACCGCAACGCAAAGGAATTTAATGGTTCTCGTTTATAGAAAATTATTAGCAAGTTCATCATTTGCTATCGCCGACACTTTAAAAAAGTTGAGTGAGAATTTAAAGAACGAATTAAAACTAAGAAAAGAGGAAGCATCAACCGAGGAATTAAATCCGGAATCAATAACCGATGAAGGACTGGTGGAAGAACTTGAAGAATCTGAATTGGAAGGTATAGAACAAGGTCAGAAAAAGGAAAAACAACGCGTTGGCGATACTTTTAGTGATGAGGATATAAAAAAGGAAATCGCGGAATTGGGGGAATACTATTCATTAGCAACTAAAATCAAAGAGAATACAAAAGGTAAGGCACTTATTAACGCCCTGCTTGAACTTTTCAAACAAGCAAAGAAAAAGAAATGGCCGGAAAAAGCAGTAGTATTTACAGAGTCAACACGCACACAAAATTATCTATCCAAACTTCTCAAGAAAGCTAGAATTTCTTTTACAGAATTCAATGGTTCTAATAATTCGTCTGAAGCCAGAGAAGCTTTTAATCGCTGGAAAAAGGAGTTTCCGGAGGCGGCCAATCAAGGTTCTTTTAGTGCAAATATACGCCAAGCTTTGATATATGATTTTAAGAAAAACAATCAGATTTTTCTGACAACCGAAGCAGGTGCGGAAGGCTTAAACCTGCAGTTCTGCAACATTGTTATAAATTACGATTTGCCGTGGAATCCCCAAAGGGTGGAGCAAAGAATTGGCCGTTGCCATCGTTATGGTCAGAAATATCAAGTAGTAGTTACTAATTTTCTTAATACTAAAAATTACGCGGACGAACGGGTATTGGAGTTATTAGATCAGAAACTTAATTTATTTAATGGCCTTTTTGGTAGTTCTGATGAAATTTTGGGTGCTTTGGAATCCGGTCTTGATTTTGAAAAAAGGATCCTTGAAATTTATCAAAGTTGTCGTAGTCCCGAAGAATATGACAGTGCGTTCGCGGAACTACAGGAAAGCCTCAAAGATGTTATTTCTAAAACTACTTTACAATATCGAAATTTATTATTGGAAAGTGCGGACAAAGCTGTTGCCGCTTTATTCAAAAAAACCGAAGCAGAAACAAAGCAAGCGATTTCGGATTTTGACAAAGATTTACTGAGTCTTTGTAAATTATCATTGGGCAAAAAGATCAAACCGACTGATGATGAAGCGATGTTTATTATAGATAATTATAAATTCCCAGTTGCTTTTCGTGAGCTTCATGATAATGAAGAAGGAAAAGTATCCCGCGCCCACAAAGACCACCCGATTATCCGTAAAATTATTGAAGACGGTTTAAAATTTCAAACAAAGCCAATACCATCATTAGTTTTCGATTTGACAAAACATGACAGTAAAATATCCCAGTTAAGTGGCACAACTGGAAAGGAAGGATTTATTTTTCTTTGGAAATTAAAAATAGCTGGAGTGGAAACAGAAGAAATTTTGGCGCCATTGGTGTTTATTGAAAAAGTAGAAGGCAAGTTTGATGTATTAGATATTGCCATTGCGAATGAATTGCTTGATGTGGAAAATGAAAGTATCGGCAAAACACTTAAAGATTCGCCAATTAAAAAAGAGTTATTGATAAAAACTTGGGAAAAATGGAAGAAACCTGTTATAGAAAGATATCAAAAAAGAAATGAACGGCTTTTTGATAGAGAAATAGAAAGAATAAGCCGATTTTATAATGATTACTCCTTAAGAACTCAAGACAGGATTAAAAAATACGAAAATGAGAAAAAAGAGATTGAGAGAAAAAAGGATAATTCTTCTGATTTTTCAGAACGCGAAAAATATCGCAAGCGAATACAAGATATTGATATACAATTGGGCAGATTGAATATGCAGGTATATAAAGAGCGGGCAGAGGGAGAAAAAAAGCGAGAAAAAGAGCAAAAAGCATTGCGAGATAAATTAGAATTAAAGTTTTATGAAGAAATGATTGCGATGACGCATTTCATTATTCAATAG
- a CDS encoding isoleucine--tRNA ligase, with protein MMNLPKTEEQILKLWKDKDVFKKTLDKKCPKADFVFYEGPPTANGKPGIHHVLARIFKDAIPRFKTMQGYRVERKAGWDTQGLPVELEVERKLGLKNKKQVEDYGIKEFNQKCKESVWEYKEDWEKMTERIGFWIDMDNPYITYENDYIESLWWIIKQVHEKGLLYKGYKVVPHCPRCGTALSSHEVAQGYKNIREESIYVKFKVKKKGIRELRDKVNGFGKLTTGKVNTVVNKVNIDEKIKESDGIYILAWTTTAWTLPGNVALAVGEDIDYVGVKIDKINNIEAGKNESSEVYILAKEVYEEQRRLYKDDPGSSKLFLDKWFFETIPFEPGGNQFRYALNPDNGVILIKGKDLIGLEYEPLFPEVVKQKDKNFKNAFKVYVADFVSTKEGTGIVHTAVMYGLDDYELGEQIGLPKVHSVNLDGTFNKLVPKWQGKFVKDVEKDITRDLEKRKLLYKTETCVHDYPFCWRCDTALIYYAKDSWYFEMSRLRDELIKNNSKINWVPKHIKQGRFGEWLREVKDWAISRERYWGTPLPVWECEKCGKIKVIGSREDLGIDENFDLHRPFIDELKLKCQCAGEMKRTPEVMDGWFDSGSMPFAQLHYPFENKELIDKGKKYPADYISEGIDQTRGWFYTLLAVATLLGKEAPYKNVICLGLILDEKGQKMSKSKGNMVDPWEMIDKYGVDSLRWYLYTINQPGETKRFNEQELKETSRVFITLLNVFSFYRIFANNTNNTNNTNNTNILDRWVLGKMNLLIKEVTSELENYQITASARKIGEFINDLSVWYVRRSRERFKGRDQQDKNQAICVLRKVLSDLIKLLAPFAPFISEHIYQELGERGQKSIHLEPWPKYEEKLIDRKVLDSMEKARRVVELGLAKRAEAGIKVRQPLRELRIMNYELGAEYLELIKDEVNVKEAVVEKGDKDLEVELDTKITPELKQEGYLREVIRTVNQARKKMGLTLKDRIDIKYDCQDTMLKKVFEDQKYKNELIQQTLAEQVLEVGEGLDEVKINDVKLGLAVEKK; from the coding sequence ACTGCCAACGGAAAACCCGGCATTCACCATGTTTTAGCCCGGATTTTTAAAGATGCGATTCCCAGGTTCAAGACCATGCAAGGCTACAGAGTGGAAAGGAAAGCCGGCTGGGATACGCAGGGTTTGCCGGTGGAGCTGGAAGTAGAGCGGAAATTAGGCCTTAAAAATAAAAAACAGGTTGAGGATTATGGCATTAAGGAATTCAATCAAAAATGCAAAGAAAGCGTTTGGGAGTATAAAGAGGACTGGGAAAAAATGACTGAGAGAATTGGTTTTTGGATTGATATGGATAATCCTTACATTACCTATGAAAATGATTATATTGAATCTTTGTGGTGGATTATTAAACAAGTCCACGAAAAAGGATTGTTATATAAAGGTTATAAAGTCGTTCCTCATTGCCCGCGTTGCGGCACGGCGCTGTCATCTCATGAGGTAGCGCAGGGGTATAAGAATATTAGAGAAGAATCCATATATGTTAAATTTAAGGTAAAAAAGAAAGGAATCAGGGAGCTAAGAGACAAGGTTAATGGGTTCGGCAAGCTCACCACAGGTAAAGTTAATACAGTTGTTAATAAGGTTAATATTGACGAAAAGATTAAGGAAAGCGATGGCATATATATTTTAGCTTGGACTACTACGGCTTGGACTTTGCCGGGGAATGTGGCCTTGGCGGTGGGGGAGGACATAGATTATGTTGGAGTCAAGATTGATAAAATTAACAATATTGAAGCTGGGAAAAACGAGAGTTCAGAAGTTTATATTTTAGCAAAAGAAGTTTATGAAGAACAAAGGAGATTATACAAAGATGACCCCGGTAGTTCAAAATTGTTTTTAGATAAGTGGTTTTTTGAAACGATACCTTTCGAACCAGGAGGGAATCAATTTAGATATGCACTTAATCCAGACAACGGTGTAATACTTATCAAAGGCAAAGATTTAATTGGCCTGGAATACGAGCCCTTGTTTCCGGAAGTGGTGAAACAAAAAGATAAAAATTTTAAAAACGCTTTTAAAGTTTATGTGGCGGATTTCGTGTCCACAAAAGAGGGGACTGGCATTGTCCATACCGCGGTGATGTATGGCCTAGATGATTATGAGTTGGGCGAGCAAATCGGTTTGCCAAAGGTCCATTCTGTTAATCTGGATGGAACTTTTAACAAGCTTGTCCCAAAATGGCAGGGAAAATTCGTTAAAGACGTTGAAAAAGATATTACCCGGGATTTAGAAAAAAGAAAGCTTTTGTATAAAACTGAAACGTGCGTCCATGATTATCCGTTTTGCTGGCGCTGTGACACGGCTTTGATTTATTATGCCAAAGATTCCTGGTATTTTGAAATGAGCCGGTTGCGCGACGAGCTGATTAAAAATAATTCAAAAATCAACTGGGTGCCAAAGCACATTAAACAAGGCCGTTTTGGCGAGTGGCTAAGAGAAGTAAAAGATTGGGCGATTAGCAGAGAAAGATACTGGGGCACGCCGCTTCCGGTCTGGGAGTGCGAAAAATGCGGGAAAATAAAGGTTATTGGCTCCAGAGAAGATCTGGGCATTGATGAAAATTTTGATTTGCACCGGCCATTTATTGATGAGCTCAAATTAAAATGCCAGTGCGCCGGCGAAATGAAGAGAACCCCGGAAGTAATGGATGGCTGGTTTGATTCCGGTTCCATGCCATTTGCGCAATTGCATTATCCTTTTGAGAACAAAGAGCTGATTGACAAGGGGAAAAAATATCCGGCTGATTATATCTCGGAGGGCATTGACCAGACCCGCGGCTGGTTTTATACTTTATTAGCAGTGGCTACTTTGCTGGGCAAAGAAGCACCCTATAAAAATGTAATTTGTTTGGGCCTTATCTTGGATGAGAAGGGCCAAAAAATGTCCAAATCAAAAGGCAATATGGTTGATCCCTGGGAAATGATTGATAAATACGGAGTTGACAGTTTGCGCTGGTATTTATATACCATCAACCAGCCCGGCGAAACCAAGCGATTCAACGAACAGGAACTTAAAGAAACTTCCAGGGTGTTTATTACTTTGTTGAATGTTTTTAGTTTTTATCGAATATTTGCTAATAATACTAATAATACTAATAATACTAATAATACTAATATTTTGGATAGGTGGGTTTTGGGTAAAATGAATTTGTTGATTAAAGAAGTAACTAGTGAATTAGAAAATTACCAGATCACGGCCAGCGCCAGAAAAATTGGGGAATTCATAAACGACCTCTCCGTCTGGTATGTCCGCCGTTCCCGGGAGCGCTTTAAGGGCCGCGACCAGCAGGATAAAAATCAGGCAATCTGCGTTTTAAGAAAAGTTTTGTCTGATCTGATAAAATTATTAGCTCCGTTCGCGCCTTTTATCAGCGAACATATTTATCAGGAATTAGGGGAAAGAGGACAGAAATCAATTCATCTGGAACCCTGGCCGAAATATGAAGAAAAACTCATTGACCGGAAAGTTTTGGATTCCATGGAAAAGGCGCGCCGGGTGGTGGAGCTGGGTTTGGCTAAGCGGGCCGAAGCCGGGATTAAAGTCCGGCAGCCGTTGCGGGAATTAAGAATTATGAATTATGAATTAGGCGCGGAATATTTGGAATTAATTAAAGATGAGGTTAATGTTAAAGAAGCAGTTGTTGAAAAAGGGGACAAAGACCTTGAAGTTGAGTTGGATACAAAAATAACTCCAGAACTAAAACAAGAAGGATATTTGCGCGAGGTGATAAGAACCGTTAATCAAGCCAGAAAGAAGATGGGTTTGACTCTCAAAGACAGGATTGACATCAAATATGATTGCCAAGATACAATGCTGAAAAAAGTTTTTGAAGACCAGAAATATAAAAATGAATTAATACAGCAGACTTTAGCCGAGCAAGTTTTAGAAGTTGGGGAAGGTTTGGATGAGGTTAAGATTAATGATGTTAAATTAGGGCTTGCAGTGGAGAAAAAATAG
- a CDS encoding beta-propeller domain-containing protein, with product MKTENINLNQPEKTEKPNGIVVPAAVLLILIVAFIAGFAVFGYYFVKSQIQAPPTIPAPTSSDFEGLKLFSSEQEFKEYVQASELAYSGGFAWGGGMRSEMMAIDMEAGEAAMAPAASFSDNAQKNLVSTPDRVSETNVQVLGIDEPDIVKTDGNQIYFSKEQVYGWREPMMMEIMEDRKIMPPSESQAATKVIKAFPPADLEVKSSINRQGDLLLYGDMLVVFTYDTIYGYDISDPGKPDEKWKVEYEDNNYLVSARAYGGKIYLVTQQNINRNNPCPIRPISSNGKILEIACTSVYHPVNSVPVDVTYTALIINPDTGNISQDISFVGTSGTSIVYMSTDSLYITYSYYGDFTEFFYNFLIQESDIFPSWVTEKVKKLMDYDISAGSKLSELQVILNDYQNSLSNDDRLKLENELSNRLEDYFDAHKRELEKTGIAKIGLEDFKVQATGVVPGQPLNQFSVDEYNDHLRIATTIGNRFWMFGGNGESANDVYVLDDELKITGSVANMGLTERIYSARFIADMGYIVTFRQTDPFYVLDLSDPKNPQLKGELKIPGYSSYLHPIAKDRILGIGKEDNQVKISLFDVSDPTNPKEASKYTLSEYWSDILNTHHAFLADSKHEIFFLPGSNGGYIFSYASDKLQLEKAISDIRAKRALYINDYLYIIGEDKISVVSEIDWERVNELEL from the coding sequence ATGAAAACAGAAAACATTAATCTAAATCAACCGGAAAAAACCGAAAAACCCAATGGAATCGTCGTTCCAGCCGCAGTATTATTGATTCTTATCGTGGCTTTTATAGCGGGCTTTGCTGTTTTTGGTTATTACTTTGTTAAATCTCAAATTCAGGCCCCGCCCACAATCCCTGCTCCGACCAGCTCTGATTTTGAAGGGCTTAAGCTCTTTTCTTCCGAACAAGAATTTAAAGAATATGTCCAGGCCAGCGAGCTGGCCTATTCTGGCGGGTTTGCCTGGGGAGGCGGAATGCGAAGTGAAATGATGGCTATTGATATGGAAGCAGGAGAAGCCGCAATGGCGCCAGCCGCAAGTTTTAGTGACAATGCCCAAAAAAATTTGGTCTCGACTCCAGATCGCGTTTCCGAAACCAATGTTCAAGTTCTGGGAATTGACGAGCCGGATATCGTTAAAACCGACGGCAATCAAATATATTTTTCCAAAGAGCAAGTCTATGGCTGGCGCGAGCCAATGATGATGGAAATAATGGAGGACAGAAAGATTATGCCGCCCTCGGAGTCACAAGCTGCCACCAAAGTTATCAAAGCTTTTCCACCGGCTGACCTAGAGGTCAAGAGTTCAATCAATAGGCAAGGCGATTTACTGCTTTATGGCGACATGCTTGTAGTTTTTACTTATGACACTATTTACGGTTATGATATTTCCGACCCCGGCAAACCAGATGAAAAATGGAAGGTTGAATATGAAGATAATAATTATTTAGTCAGCGCCCGGGCCTATGGCGGTAAAATCTACCTTGTCACCCAGCAGAACATCAATCGCAACAATCCTTGCCCGATCCGCCCAATCTCAAGCAATGGCAAAATTTTAGAAATCGCCTGCACTAGTGTTTACCATCCAGTCAATTCCGTACCAGTTGATGTCACCTACACGGCTCTAATCATTAATCCTGATACTGGCAATATCAGCCAAGACATTTCATTCGTCGGCACTTCCGGCACTTCTATAGTTTACATGTCAACAGATTCACTTTATATCACTTATTCCTATTACGGAGATTTTACTGAATTTTTTTATAATTTTCTTATTCAAGAATCTGATATTTTCCCAAGCTGGGTAACCGAAAAAGTGAAAAAACTTATGGACTATGACATCAGCGCGGGGTCCAAACTCTCCGAGCTCCAGGTTATTTTAAATGACTACCAAAATAGTTTGAGTAATGACGACCGCTTAAAATTGGAAAACGAACTTTCCAATCGCCTGGAAGATTATTTTGACGCGCATAAGCGGGAACTTGAAAAAACAGGCATCGCAAAAATTGGTTTGGAAGATTTTAAAGTCCAAGCCACCGGCGTTGTTCCTGGCCAGCCCTTAAATCAATTTTCTGTTGATGAATATAACGATCACCTGCGCATCGCCACAACAATCGGCAACAGATTTTGGATGTTTGGGGGCAATGGCGAATCTGCCAACGATGTCTATGTTTTAGATGATGAGCTCAAAATCACCGGCTCGGTCGCCAATATGGGCTTAACCGAAAGAATTTATTCCGCCAGATTCATCGCCGACATGGGTTATATCGTTACCTTCCGCCAAACAGATCCGTTTTATGTCCTAGATCTGTCTGATCCTAAAAATCCCCAGCTAAAAGGCGAACTCAAAATCCCCGGCTATTCTTCATACCTGCACCCAATCGCCAAAGACAGAATTCTTGGAATCGGCAAAGAAGACAATCAGGTTAAAATCTCCCTTTTTGATGTCAGCGATCCAACCAATCCCAAAGAGGCATCAAAATATACTCTAAGCGAATATTGGTCGGATATCCTAAACACCCATCACGCCTTTTTAGCCGATTCTAAGCACGAAATATTCTTCCTGCCCGGCTCAAACGGCGGCTATATCTTTTCCTATGCCAGCGACAAACTTCAGCTTGAAAAAGCAATCTCTGATATCAGGGCCAAGCGCGCTTTGTATATCAACGATTATCTCTACATCATCGGCGAAGACAAAATTTCCGTTGTCAGCGAGATTGATTGGGAGCGGGTAAACGAGCTGGAATTGTAA
- a CDS encoding ABC transporter ATP-binding protein/permease — protein sequence MLQKLSQKIKGEKNIDFKYNLKLYFGILKNYKKIFFAVLFVIFIMEFIDIADKFLFKIIIDKGAEFTGGSITAEALIKILLTVAAVYLSFALINMISRYVHIYLLNRMESGLVADLKQKFFNHIIHLDYNFHTTNKTGSLISRLIRGAGAIERLTDVIIFNFAPLTFQLTVAAASLFYFSKIPALIAVLTIIVLIVYSFIIQRMQERANIILNQTEDREKANISDFFTNIDSIKYFGQENIIKSRFKKVSQQVKIAMVKHWDYYNWMDAGRALILSVGTLLLIYFPLVDFLQGKTTLGSVVFIYTVFGSLIGPMFGFVRGLRDYYRSMADFEVLFQHYKVDNVIKDQPGAKDLKIQKGEIEFKNVSFNYQKRKLFKDFNLKIPEAKKVALVGHSGSGKTTLVRLLYRFYDLGLGQILIDGKDIAEFKQESLRNEMSIVPQECVLFDDTIYNNIAFSNPKAERKQVLAAIKFAQLDKVIADFPQKEKTIVGERGVRLSGGEKQRVSIARAILADKKILVLDEATSSLDSQTEHEIQQDLEKLMQGRTSIIIAHRLSTIMGADQIIVMEKGRIIQQGKHVRLIREKGPYKHLWNLQKGGYIK from the coding sequence ATGCTCCAAAAATTATCCCAGAAAATCAAAGGGGAAAAAAACATCGACTTTAAATACAACCTAAAGTTATATTTTGGCATCCTCAAAAATTACAAAAAAATATTTTTTGCTGTTTTGTTTGTAATTTTTATTATGGAATTTATCGATATTGCCGACAAGTTCCTGTTTAAAATTATCATAGACAAAGGCGCCGAATTCACCGGAGGCAGCATAACTGCCGAAGCCCTAATCAAAATATTATTAACAGTTGCCGCTGTCTATCTTTCATTTGCCCTAATCAACATGATTTCAAGGTATGTCCATATCTATCTGCTCAACCGAATGGAATCCGGCCTGGTTGCTGATTTAAAACAAAAATTTTTCAACCACATAATTCATCTGGACTATAATTTCCATACTACCAATAAAACCGGCTCCCTGATTTCCCGTTTAATTCGCGGCGCCGGCGCGATTGAAAGGCTGACCGATGTTATAATTTTTAATTTCGCCCCCCTAACCTTCCAGCTAACCGTTGCCGCTGCTTCTTTGTTTTATTTTAGTAAAATTCCGGCTCTTATCGCCGTCCTAACCATCATTGTCCTTATAGTTTACAGTTTCATCATCCAAAGAATGCAGGAAAGGGCCAACATAATACTTAACCAAACCGAAGACCGTGAAAAAGCCAATATCTCTGATTTTTTTACCAACATCGACTCCATCAAATATTTTGGCCAGGAAAATATTATAAAATCAAGATTTAAAAAAGTAAGCCAGCAAGTAAAAATCGCCATGGTTAAGCATTGGGATTATTATAACTGGATGGATGCCGGCCGGGCTTTAATATTATCCGTTGGTACGCTCCTTTTAATTTATTTCCCTTTGGTTGATTTTTTGCAGGGCAAAACCACCCTCGGCTCTGTTGTTTTTATCTACACTGTTTTCGGCTCTTTAATCGGCCCAATGTTTGGTTTTGTCCGGGGCTTGAGGGATTACTATCGCTCCATGGCCGATTTTGAAGTCCTGTTTCAGCACTATAAGGTCGATAACGTCATAAAAGACCAGCCCGGCGCTAAAGACCTAAAAATCCAAAAAGGAGAAATCGAGTTTAAAAATGTGTCTTTTAATTATCAAAAAAGAAAATTATTTAAAGATTTCAATCTGAAAATCCCGGAAGCCAAAAAAGTCGCTCTGGTCGGCCATTCCGGCTCTGGCAAAACCACATTAGTCCGGCTTCTTTATCGCTTCTATGATCTGGGCCTGGGCCAAATCCTAATCGATGGCAAGGATATAGCCGAGTTTAAGCAGGAATCTTTAAGAAATGAAATGTCCATTGTTCCCCAAGAGTGCGTGTTATTCGACGACACCATCTATAACAACATTGCTTTTTCCAACCCCAAAGCCGAAAGAAAACAAGTCCTGGCCGCTATCAAGTTTGCCCAGCTGGACAAAGTTATTGCCGACTTCCCCCAAAAAGAAAAAACCATAGTTGGCGAAAGGGGGGTCCGTTTGTCCGGCGGTGAAAAACAGCGCGTCTCTATTGCCCGAGCTATTTTAGCCGACAAAAAGATTCTTGTCCTTGATGAAGCCACCTCGTCTCTGGATTCCCAAACAGAACACGAAATCCAGCAAGATTTAGAAAAGCTGATGCAAGGGCGCACTTCTATCATCATTGCCCACCGCCTCTCCACCATCATGGGCGCTGACCAAATCATCGTCATGGAAAAAGGCCGGATTATCCAACAAGGCAAACATGTCCGGCTAATCCGGGAGAAAGGCCCATACAAACATCTTTGGAACCTCCAAAAAGGCGGATATATAAAATGA